A genomic region of Pradoshia eiseniae contains the following coding sequences:
- a CDS encoding NUDIX hydrolase, whose product MAEFSGWNGLEKSYRIWIPKRFHEYNNSKRYEAMNMEVLKIFDEHGSQIGTSTRKEAHEKGYWHETFQVYFIDGNQRNRSIYLQKRSHLKKDFPNLFDMTVAGHLMEQETVREGVREIEEEVGIAVKYDELTYLGTFQNIIEIDRMIDKEFSHVYLYECEKPMESFILQPEEVEGIVKVSVKDLISFYTGKCSQMTAEGFIVDKGGKKVSHKQSLTKADFVPHAEDYFQAVANAISDYLSEEC is encoded by the coding sequence ATGGCCGAATTTTCGGGATGGAATGGATTAGAAAAATCGTATCGTATATGGATTCCTAAGCGCTTCCATGAATATAATAATAGTAAAAGGTATGAGGCGATGAATATGGAAGTTTTAAAGATATTTGATGAACACGGGTCACAAATAGGTACGTCAACACGTAAGGAAGCGCATGAAAAAGGTTATTGGCACGAGACTTTCCAAGTATACTTCATCGATGGCAATCAACGGAATCGGTCCATTTATTTGCAGAAACGCAGTCACCTCAAAAAGGATTTCCCTAATCTGTTTGATATGACGGTCGCAGGCCACTTAATGGAACAAGAAACAGTGCGAGAAGGGGTACGGGAGATTGAAGAGGAAGTTGGGATAGCCGTGAAATATGACGAGCTTACCTATTTAGGAACGTTTCAAAATATCATAGAGATAGATAGGATGATAGATAAGGAGTTCAGCCATGTCTATCTATATGAGTGTGAGAAACCGATGGAGTCCTTTATTCTGCAGCCAGAAGAAGTAGAGGGAATCGTAAAAGTGAGCGTGAAGGATTTGATCAGTTTTTACACTGGTAAATGCAGCCAAATGACAGCAGAAGGATTCATAGTTGATAAAGGCGGGAAAAAAGTAAGTCATAAACAAAGTTTAACGAAGGCTGACTTTGTTCCCCATGCTGAAGACTATTTCCAAGCAGTTGCAAACGCGATAAGCGATTACTTGTCCGAAGAATGTTAG
- a CDS encoding organic hydroperoxide resistance protein, translating to MEPLYTAVVSATGGREGHVKSEDGIIDLDVRQPKALGGSGEEAANPELFFASGFAACYDGALNLVLRKNRIKADTSVTANVTIGKDEADNGLKLAVRLDVSIPDLSKEDVEKYAKEAHQVCPYSKATRGNIDVTIIPV from the coding sequence ATGGAACCATTATATACAGCCGTTGTTTCAGCAACGGGCGGAAGAGAAGGGCATGTCAAATCTGAGGACGGAATCATTGACTTAGATGTACGGCAGCCGAAAGCCTTGGGAGGTTCTGGGGAGGAAGCAGCGAATCCAGAGTTGTTTTTCGCTTCCGGCTTTGCTGCTTGCTATGACGGTGCTCTTAATCTTGTATTGCGCAAAAACCGGATCAAGGCTGATACAAGCGTGACTGCTAATGTAACAATCGGTAAGGATGAGGCAGATAATGGATTAAAGCTTGCCGTTCGACTTGATGTATCTATTCCCGATTTATCAAAAGAGGATGTTGAAAAGTATGCGAAGGAAGCCCATCAGGTTTGCCCTTACTCCAAAGCAACACGAGGAAATATTGATGTAACAATCATTCCTGTGTGA
- a CDS encoding aldehyde dehydrogenase family protein encodes MATTLSPNISPKLAKFLEGTKQLYINGKFVDAAGGKTFDTMNPATGEVLAKVAEAEEEDINLAVKAARKAFDEGPWSRMSAAQRSRLIYKLADLMEENKVELAQLETLDNGKPYSETSNADVPLAVEHFRYFSGWATKIVGQTIPVQGNYFNYTRHEPVGVVGQIIPWNFPLLMAAWKLGAALATGCTVVLKPAENTPLSALYLAELIQEAGFPDGVVNIVPGYGQTAGQPLVDHPDVDKVAFTGSTKVGKSIMRSAADTLKRITLELGGKSPNIILPDADLTKAVPGALMGIMFNQGQVCCAGSRLYVQKNLYDNVVADLVSNTKKIKQGNGLEEGTTMGPLISSTQQSRVKGYIDKGIEEGAEVLTGGDIPFEKGYFVSPTIFADVNHSMTIAKEEIFGPVVSAMPFDDIDDLVEKANDSMYGLAAGVWTQDIKKAHYIAHKLKAGTVWVNTYNTFDAGSPFGGYKQSGLGREMGSYALDNYTEVKSVWINMN; translated from the coding sequence ATGGCAACCACACTTAGTCCCAACATCAGCCCGAAGCTAGCAAAATTTCTAGAGGGCACAAAACAGTTATATATCAATGGAAAGTTCGTTGACGCAGCAGGAGGAAAGACATTTGATACCATGAATCCGGCAACAGGAGAAGTTCTCGCGAAAGTCGCGGAAGCTGAGGAAGAGGATATCAATCTTGCTGTAAAGGCTGCACGGAAAGCATTTGATGAAGGGCCGTGGAGCAGGATGAGCGCTGCACAAAGAAGCCGGCTTATTTATAAGTTAGCTGATTTAATGGAAGAGAATAAAGTGGAGCTGGCTCAGCTTGAAACTTTAGATAACGGGAAGCCTTATTCGGAAACATCAAATGCCGATGTTCCTCTGGCAGTAGAGCATTTCCGCTATTTCTCCGGCTGGGCAACGAAAATAGTCGGACAAACTATTCCTGTTCAGGGGAATTATTTTAATTATACAAGGCATGAGCCGGTAGGGGTCGTCGGACAGATTATTCCTTGGAACTTCCCGCTCCTTATGGCAGCCTGGAAGCTTGGCGCTGCTCTTGCGACTGGCTGTACGGTAGTCTTAAAACCAGCGGAGAACACACCGCTTTCGGCTCTCTATTTAGCTGAATTAATTCAGGAAGCCGGATTCCCGGACGGGGTAGTTAATATCGTCCCAGGTTATGGGCAAACGGCTGGGCAGCCGCTTGTTGACCATCCTGATGTCGATAAGGTCGCCTTCACTGGCTCGACAAAGGTTGGGAAATCTATCATGCGCTCGGCTGCTGATACGTTAAAAAGGATTACGCTCGAGCTTGGCGGGAAATCCCCGAACATCATTTTGCCTGATGCTGATTTGACGAAGGCTGTACCAGGCGCCTTGATGGGAATTATGTTCAACCAAGGACAGGTTTGCTGTGCGGGCAGCCGTCTTTATGTGCAGAAGAATTTATATGATAATGTAGTCGCTGACCTTGTCTCTAATACGAAGAAGATTAAACAGGGAAATGGCTTGGAAGAGGGCACGACAATGGGACCGCTTATTTCCTCCACTCAGCAATCCCGTGTTAAAGGGTATATTGATAAGGGGATTGAAGAGGGGGCAGAGGTGCTGACTGGCGGGGATATCCCGTTTGAGAAAGGCTATTTTGTCTCGCCGACGATCTTTGCGGATGTTAACCACAGCATGACAATCGCTAAGGAAGAAATCTTTGGCCCGGTTGTTTCGGCCATGCCGTTTGATGATATTGATGATTTAGTCGAAAAGGCTAATGACTCCATGTACGGTCTTGCGGCAGGTGTCTGGACGCAAGATATCAAGAAAGCCCATTATATTGCGCATAAGCTGAAAGCAGGAACTGTTTGGGTCAATACGTACAATACCTTTGATGCGGGTTCACCATTTGGCGGATATAAACAATCAGGTCTTGGTCGTGAAATGGGAAGCTACGCGCTTGATAACTATACAGAAGTGAAGAGTGTATGGATTAACATGAATTAA
- a CDS encoding aromatic acid exporter family protein translates to MFTIGSRTVKTAIGAMIALSIAQLIGFQNASTAAVITLLSVQSTQRKSILIAWRRLLACLIGMGLAILIFEGCAYTPVAVGLLLFIYVPLMAKFGLQDGIVPGFVIVMQLYMSYSITQELLINQLCIVLIGILVALLFNLYMPSVEGELQKISQELNHNFEMIFLQFSRFIRKRERVWNDEYIIRTKKLLETGIDLARRSEENSFFKRESFYLTHFTKRQQQFQLVERMVPLIINLPTAFEQNDMIADLVEEFAANLKESNQMLEKFHALRHKFESMDLPKTREEFETRAALLILLNKIEQFIEQEQVH, encoded by the coding sequence ATGTTTACGATTGGAAGCAGGACTGTAAAAACAGCGATAGGAGCCATGATCGCTTTATCCATCGCTCAGCTTATTGGCTTTCAGAATGCGAGCACGGCAGCGGTGATTACTCTCTTGAGCGTACAGAGTACACAACGAAAAAGCATTTTGATTGCTTGGAGGCGGCTGCTTGCTTGTTTAATTGGAATGGGACTGGCTATTTTAATTTTTGAGGGATGCGCCTATACACCGGTCGCAGTAGGGCTGCTTTTGTTTATATATGTGCCTCTTATGGCGAAGTTTGGCTTGCAGGACGGGATTGTCCCGGGATTTGTGATTGTGATGCAGCTATATATGTCCTATTCGATTACGCAGGAGCTTCTCATCAATCAATTATGCATTGTGCTAATCGGCATTCTTGTTGCTTTGCTGTTTAATTTGTATATGCCGAGTGTCGAGGGGGAATTGCAGAAAATTTCGCAAGAGCTCAATCATAATTTTGAGATGATTTTCCTGCAATTCAGCCGATTCATTCGGAAAAGGGAGCGGGTTTGGAATGATGAATATATTATCCGAACGAAAAAGCTGCTCGAGACGGGAATCGATTTAGCGAGAAGGAGCGAGGAGAATTCCTTTTTTAAACGGGAATCATTTTATCTTACTCATTTTACGAAAAGGCAGCAGCAGTTTCAGCTTGTCGAACGGATGGTTCCGCTTATCATAAACCTGCCGACTGCCTTCGAGCAAAATGATATGATTGCTGATTTGGTAGAGGAGTTCGCTGCCAATCTGAAGGAATCGAATCAAATGCTAGAAAAGTTTCATGCGTTAAGACATAAGTTTGAATCCATGGATCTTCCGAAAACGCGTGAAGAATTTGAAACGAGAGCGGCTCTGTTAATTTTACTGAATAAAATTGAACAATTTATCGAGCAGGAACAAGTGCATTGA
- the pepT gene encoding peptidase T, with the protein MNSKLVERFLTYVKVDTQSNEASISCPSTEKQFNLLNLLKDELAAIGMQEITLDENGYLFATLPANTDKPLPTIGFLAHVDTATDFTGANVKPQMIENYDGGDIVLNEALNIILSPKDFPELSGYKGQTLITTDGTTLLGADDKAGIAEIMTAMDYLIQHPEIKHGKIRVAFTPDEEIGRGPHKFDVERFNADFAYTLDGGPLGELEFESFNAASAKLTVKGTNVHPGSAKNKMVNSMKIAMDFHAELPKEEAPEYTEGYEGFYHLLAMNGDVEQTNLSYIIRDHDRDKFEAKKSNMLKIAAKYQEKYGQENIILEVNDQYYNMGEKIEPVKEIVDVAHQAMVNLGIKPIVKPIRGGTDGSQLSFMGLPTPNIFAGGENFHGKFEYVSVQSMEKASEVIVELVQLFEQRS; encoded by the coding sequence ATGAACAGCAAATTAGTTGAACGATTTCTTACATACGTAAAGGTGGATACCCAATCAAATGAGGCGAGTATATCTTGCCCATCCACAGAAAAACAATTTAATCTGTTGAATTTGCTAAAGGACGAACTTGCCGCAATCGGCATGCAAGAGATAACCTTAGATGAAAATGGCTACTTATTTGCGACCCTGCCGGCGAATACGGATAAACCATTGCCGACAATCGGGTTTCTTGCACATGTTGATACAGCGACAGATTTCACTGGAGCGAATGTTAAACCGCAAATGATTGAGAATTATGATGGCGGTGACATTGTCCTGAATGAAGCACTCAACATCATCCTTTCACCAAAGGATTTTCCCGAGCTATCCGGATATAAGGGGCAAACTTTAATTACAACGGATGGCACCACTCTTCTTGGTGCAGATGATAAAGCGGGAATCGCCGAAATCATGACAGCGATGGATTACTTAATTCAACACCCAGAGATCAAGCATGGGAAAATCCGCGTTGCCTTCACGCCTGATGAGGAAATTGGCCGCGGACCGCATAAATTTGATGTGGAGCGCTTTAATGCTGATTTCGCCTATACATTGGATGGAGGCCCGCTTGGAGAGCTTGAGTTTGAAAGCTTTAACGCTGCCTCTGCCAAGCTAACGGTAAAAGGCACTAATGTCCACCCAGGGTCAGCAAAGAATAAGATGGTCAATTCCATGAAAATCGCCATGGACTTCCATGCTGAACTCCCAAAAGAAGAAGCTCCTGAATACACCGAAGGCTATGAAGGCTTCTATCATTTGCTTGCCATGAATGGTGATGTCGAACAGACCAATCTTTCCTATATTATTCGCGATCATGATCGTGACAAATTTGAGGCCAAGAAGTCAAATATGCTAAAGATTGCCGCAAAATATCAAGAGAAATATGGTCAGGAGAATATCATCCTTGAAGTTAATGACCAATATTATAATATGGGCGAGAAAATTGAGCCTGTTAAAGAAATTGTCGATGTCGCTCATCAAGCGATGGTTAACCTTGGAATCAAACCAATTGTAAAGCCAATTCGCGGCGGCACAGACGGGTCTCAGCTTTCCTTCATGGGACTTCCAACACCTAACATCTTTGCCGGTGGTGAGAACTTCCACGGCAAATTCGAGTATGTTTCTGTTCAAAGCATGGAAAAAGCATCCGAGGTCATCGTGGAGTTAGTCCAGTTATTTGAGCAGCGTTCTTAA
- a CDS encoding BsuPI-related putative proteinase inhibitor, whose amino-acid sequence MKKVMMSFLCLFVLAACGNGQNNSNKAIEGNGGEPVNVQPDKKGVTEGRLKPSLVETKREDNTYNFEYTVENQTDKSIHLTFNSGQKFDYILRNEAGEILKRGSEGKFFTQAIIEQDLEAGARLSFDIQLKDLAPGNYRLEAWLTAGSEETDYKELLKFTIE is encoded by the coding sequence ATGAAAAAAGTGATGATGTCATTCTTGTGCCTCTTTGTCTTGGCTGCATGCGGGAATGGTCAAAACAATAGCAATAAAGCAATTGAAGGAAATGGGGGAGAACCTGTGAATGTTCAGCCTGATAAAAAGGGTGTAACAGAGGGTAGATTAAAGCCGAGCTTGGTTGAAACAAAACGGGAAGACAATACGTACAACTTTGAATACACCGTCGAGAACCAAACAGACAAATCCATTCATTTGACGTTCAACAGCGGTCAGAAATTCGATTATATTCTAAGGAATGAAGCAGGCGAGATACTTAAACGCGGTTCGGAAGGGAAGTTCTTCACCCAAGCAATCATTGAGCAGGACTTAGAAGCGGGGGCACGGTTAAGCTTTGATATCCAACTGAAGGATTTAGCCCCTGGGAACTATCGTTTGGAGGCATGGCTGACAGCAGGGAGCGAAGAGACTGACTATAAGGAATTACTGAAGTTTACCATTGAGTAA
- a CDS encoding endonuclease I family protein codes for MNPNQQAYNDILQRIRAMEKQLQADIAYFMQNLTKDAPIYAAQHKKLMPASLSDMFEQTTKTFKATARDTQDVYYDETPDNQLKTAYYQNISFDATNDELLGNIKHLVANTHKNQLPYSQSKKELHSRVDLHEDGKARSIYSGKSLERDYLIAQDLFYEAAVRKELTKYDTLRAVNAQTMTPLDSILAALSLNVEHVIPQSWFDKASPMVGDLHHLFTCEMNCNSFRSNIPYYDFEDYNPSAAKEMIRNDCGKRDGEERFEPQNGKGAVARATMYFLIRYPDKLPKERIRLIDMAMLYKWHQENPVTVYEKRRNWLIHQLQGNRNPFIDYPDTANILL; via the coding sequence ATGAACCCTAATCAGCAAGCTTATAATGATATCCTCCAACGAATAAGAGCAATGGAGAAGCAGCTTCAAGCCGATATTGCCTATTTCATGCAAAATCTTACTAAAGATGCGCCCATTTATGCAGCACAGCACAAAAAACTAATGCCCGCTTCCCTTTCAGATATGTTTGAACAGACGACTAAGACTTTTAAGGCAACTGCTCGGGATACTCAAGATGTCTATTATGATGAAACACCGGATAATCAGCTAAAGACGGCTTATTATCAAAACATCTCATTTGATGCAACCAATGATGAATTATTGGGCAATATCAAGCACTTAGTTGCCAATACTCACAAGAATCAGCTCCCATATTCGCAGAGTAAAAAGGAACTTCATTCACGCGTCGATCTGCATGAAGATGGAAAAGCGAGAAGCATTTATTCAGGCAAGAGCCTAGAAAGAGATTATCTGATAGCACAGGACTTGTTCTATGAAGCAGCTGTCCGAAAGGAACTAACCAAGTATGATACCTTAAGGGCTGTGAATGCACAGACGATGACACCCCTCGATTCCATTTTAGCTGCGCTCAGCTTAAATGTTGAACATGTCATCCCCCAGTCTTGGTTTGATAAAGCAAGTCCGATGGTTGGAGACTTGCATCATTTGTTCACATGCGAGATGAACTGCAACTCATTCCGGAGCAATATTCCCTATTACGATTTCGAAGACTATAATCCAAGTGCAGCAAAGGAAATGATCCGCAATGATTGCGGAAAGCGTGATGGGGAGGAAAGGTTTGAGCCGCAGAATGGCAAGGGAGCTGTCGCGCGGGCAACAATGTATTTCCTGATCAGGTATCCAGATAAGCTACCAAAAGAGCGGATTCGATTGATTGATATGGCGATGCTTTACAAATGGCATCAAGAGAATCCTGTTACCGTTTATGAAAAACGCCGCAATTGGCTCATCCATCAGCTACAAGGAAATCGAAACCCGTTCATTGATTATCCTGATACAGCCAATATACTGCTATGA
- a CDS encoding 2'-5' RNA ligase family protein has product MYWLIGLFDKDTESMIGNIRNDLHDKFNAVPCGRPHLSLAGYRELDLETYITMMDHYLSSLPCLPLNFQSIGVFMEYPACFLTPVMTKELMQFHIDYYEHFKRFRFAANELYLPDSWVPHCTMISQMPKDQMIEELSACLHLFKPFSAKIVEVALVQDGGPLVHSVSLKKT; this is encoded by the coding sequence TTGTATTGGCTTATAGGGCTATTTGACAAGGACACGGAGAGCATGATAGGAAACATACGAAATGATTTGCATGATAAATTCAATGCAGTTCCGTGCGGCAGACCTCATTTGAGCTTAGCCGGTTACCGTGAGCTTGATTTGGAGACATATATTACCATGATGGACCATTACTTGTCCTCTCTCCCCTGCCTGCCACTCAATTTTCAATCAATCGGCGTTTTCATGGAATACCCTGCCTGTTTTCTAACTCCCGTCATGACAAAAGAGCTCATGCAATTTCACATAGACTATTATGAGCATTTCAAACGGTTCCGCTTTGCCGCAAACGAGCTTTACTTGCCTGACAGCTGGGTGCCCCATTGCACGATGATCAGCCAAATGCCAAAAGACCAGATGATTGAAGAACTGTCTGCTTGCTTACATTTATTCAAACCCTTTTCAGCTAAAATCGTTGAAGTAGCATTAGTGCAAGATGGAGGACCGCTGGTTCACTCCGTATCCTTAAAAAAGACATAA
- the dacB gene encoding D-alanyl-D-alanine carboxypeptidase/D-alanyl-D-alanine endopeptidase codes for MPKSKKSMTALFMVLVLCIIPLSWYSEYQAGPEDGLNAKITNVLKHEELKGSITGISIRNATTGEIIYEKNGDTRLRPASSMKLVTGATALKLLGDNYRFKTEVYADKRARNGVLTGNLYLKGYGDPTLTVDDLDRISDQLKKKGIRRIKGNLIADDTWYDDTRLSLDLPWSDEQEYYGAQISGLTLSPDTDYDAGTVIVQVTPAAKEGKAPTITVSPQTSYVKIYNKAETGNTDSKKTIKITRKHGTNQLYITGSIPKNASASKSWMAVENPSGYTLDIFKRSLAKSGITVTGKAVNGKLKPGAIMLAADQSPQLKEIMKPYLKLSNNTISEVLVKEAGRVAGKEGSWEEGLAVIQDHYEYLGLKERDILMRDGSGVSHVSLITPNSLSNLLYQAQSKPWYTTYYDSLPVAGISDRTVGGTLRNRMRGTPAEGKIIAKTGSISTVSSLSGYVKGDTGNKYTFSIIINNAIDEDGLKDIEDEIAIILASDEGN; via the coding sequence ATGCCGAAAAGCAAGAAATCGATGACAGCGCTGTTCATGGTATTGGTTTTATGTATCATACCTCTTAGCTGGTACTCTGAGTATCAGGCTGGGCCGGAAGATGGGCTAAATGCCAAAATCACGAATGTCCTTAAACATGAAGAGTTGAAAGGAAGCATAACAGGAATCAGTATCCGTAATGCCACGACAGGAGAAATCATCTACGAGAAGAATGGGGATACACGACTGAGACCCGCTTCTAGCATGAAGCTTGTGACAGGGGCGACCGCATTAAAGCTGCTCGGGGATAATTATCGCTTTAAAACAGAGGTGTATGCAGATAAAAGGGCGCGAAATGGGGTCCTAACGGGGAATCTCTATCTCAAAGGTTATGGTGATCCGACGCTTACCGTCGATGATTTAGACAGAATCAGCGACCAATTGAAGAAAAAGGGAATCCGCAGAATCAAAGGAAATCTTATTGCTGATGATACCTGGTATGACGATACCAGACTTTCGCTGGATTTGCCTTGGAGCGATGAGCAGGAATACTATGGGGCGCAAATCTCCGGACTGACCCTTTCCCCTGATACGGATTATGACGCCGGCACAGTCATCGTGCAAGTCACACCCGCCGCAAAAGAAGGAAAAGCTCCAACCATCACGGTTTCCCCACAGACCAGCTATGTCAAGATTTATAATAAGGCAGAGACGGGTAATACCGACAGTAAAAAAACCATCAAAATCACGCGCAAGCATGGAACAAACCAGCTTTATATTACGGGCAGCATCCCAAAAAACGCTTCGGCCTCGAAATCATGGATGGCTGTAGAAAATCCATCCGGCTACACACTTGATATATTTAAGCGCTCCCTCGCAAAATCAGGCATCACGGTAACAGGCAAAGCGGTAAACGGAAAGCTGAAGCCTGGTGCCATCATGCTTGCTGCGGACCAATCACCGCAATTGAAAGAAATCATGAAGCCTTATTTGAAGCTGAGCAATAACACCATATCAGAAGTCTTAGTGAAAGAAGCAGGACGTGTGGCAGGTAAGGAGGGAAGCTGGGAAGAGGGGCTTGCCGTTATTCAAGATCATTATGAATACCTAGGCTTGAAAGAGCGGGATATCCTCATGAGGGATGGCTCGGGTGTTTCTCATGTGAGTCTTATTACCCCAAATAGCTTGAGCAACCTGCTTTATCAGGCTCAGAGTAAGCCTTGGTATACCACCTATTATGATTCCTTACCCGTTGCAGGAATCAGCGACCGTACTGTCGGCGGCACACTGCGCAATCGAATGAGAGGAACACCGGCTGAAGGGAAGATTATTGCCAAGACAGGCTCTATCTCGACCGTAAGCTCTCTTTCTGGCTATGTAAAGGGCGATACCGGCAATAAATATACCTTTTCAATCATCATTAATAATGCAATCGATGAAGATGGACTGAAGGATATTGAGGATGAAATTGCCATTATCCTCGCTAGTGATGAAGGGAACTGA
- a CDS encoding polysaccharide deacetylase family protein, with protein MGKKLLLLWFVLNFILIHGPNVEALTRTREEYEKAGEVVWERNTTEKLVAITFDDGPHGVFTPKILDLLAKYDAKATFFVTGKNALLYPEIIKRQDSEGHEIGNHTFHHISSKHMNSSQLSMELDKTNEAIEKIIGKKPTLYRPVEGVYNDIIIHTARKKGFMVIMWSWDQDALDWLNPQSSKIVQHVKKGLSPGDIIILHDWNNSSSSSTVKAMEPILELLTENGYKCVTISELLYRTNRPLPPLLDPIPALPLNQ; from the coding sequence ATGGGCAAAAAACTTCTTCTTTTATGGTTCGTACTCAACTTCATTCTCATTCATGGACCAAATGTAGAGGCTTTAACGAGAACCAGAGAAGAATATGAAAAAGCCGGCGAAGTCGTATGGGAAAGGAATACGACCGAAAAGCTCGTCGCCATTACATTTGATGATGGCCCTCATGGAGTATTTACGCCAAAAATACTTGATTTGCTAGCTAAATACGACGCGAAGGCAACCTTCTTTGTCACAGGGAAAAATGCATTATTGTACCCTGAGATAATAAAAAGACAGGATTCAGAGGGACATGAAATTGGCAACCATACCTTCCATCACATAAGCAGCAAACATATGAACTCATCTCAATTATCCATGGAATTGGATAAGACAAATGAAGCCATTGAAAAGATCATTGGCAAGAAGCCGACTCTTTATCGTCCTGTAGAGGGAGTATATAATGACATAATCATTCATACTGCGCGCAAAAAAGGATTTATGGTCATTATGTGGTCTTGGGACCAGGATGCTCTTGATTGGCTAAATCCCCAGTCATCCAAAATCGTCCAGCATGTCAAAAAGGGACTAAGCCCAGGCGATATCATCATTTTGCACGATTGGAATAATAGTTCTAGTTCTTCAACTGTCAAAGCAATGGAGCCTATTTTAGAATTACTGACAGAAAACGGGTATAAATGTGTGACCATCTCAGAATTACTGTATCGGACAAACAGGCCATTGCCACCCCTGCTCGATCCCATACCAGCTTTACCACTAAATCAGTAA
- a CDS encoding D-serine ammonia-lyase has protein sequence MQIIHGKTKNEWLKEVPVLQEVLERKESYWIHSKDSAFNADNANILPAKKRLMRFAPYFAHKFPETNKNNGMIESPLIRVHQMQAHLEQDEGISIPGRLFLKCDHALPVSGSVKARGGIYEVVKHAEALAIQSGLLTIHDDYRKIDSPLFRSFYSKYTIAVGSTGNLGLSIGLIGRTLGFHVDVHMSAEAKQWKKDLLRKKGVNVIEHPSDYSEAVKLGRLTAANSAHCHFIDDEKSTDLFFGYATAASRLKKQLLEKQILIDESNPLYVYLPCGVGGAPGGIAYGLKQAFGRHVHIIFAEPIESPCFMLGMATQLYSRVSVQDFGLSNRTAADGLAVGRPSELSSMYMAGCLDACYTISDNRLYRYLADLIDTEGIYAEPSAQAGFYGPILTSLNNHVPETATHIVWSTGGNMVPPDIREDDYSRGKQERMNIQKN, from the coding sequence ATGCAAATCATACATGGAAAAACAAAAAATGAATGGCTAAAGGAAGTTCCTGTCTTACAGGAAGTATTGGAACGAAAAGAAAGCTATTGGATTCATTCGAAGGATTCAGCTTTTAATGCAGACAATGCCAACATCCTTCCAGCAAAAAAGCGATTAATGCGATTCGCCCCCTATTTTGCGCATAAATTCCCAGAGACAAATAAGAACAATGGAATGATTGAATCGCCCTTGATAAGGGTACATCAAATGCAAGCTCATCTTGAGCAGGATGAAGGCATCAGCATTCCGGGCCGTCTTTTTCTCAAATGTGACCATGCCCTGCCAGTATCCGGTTCTGTTAAAGCGAGAGGCGGTATTTATGAAGTAGTAAAACACGCAGAGGCATTAGCCATCCAATCCGGCCTATTAACTATACATGATGATTACCGCAAAATTGATTCACCTCTCTTCCGCTCTTTCTATTCCAAGTACACCATTGCCGTAGGTTCAACAGGAAACCTTGGTTTAAGCATTGGACTAATAGGCAGGACATTAGGATTCCATGTTGATGTGCATATGTCTGCTGAAGCAAAACAATGGAAGAAAGACCTGCTGAGAAAAAAGGGAGTAAATGTCATTGAGCATCCATCCGATTATAGCGAAGCAGTTAAGCTAGGCAGGCTAACAGCGGCCAATTCAGCGCATTGCCACTTTATAGATGACGAGAAATCAACCGATCTCTTTTTTGGCTATGCAACTGCCGCCAGCCGGCTTAAAAAACAGCTCCTAGAAAAACAGATTCTAATAGATGAAAGCAATCCTCTTTATGTTTATCTGCCATGCGGTGTCGGAGGAGCTCCCGGCGGTATTGCCTATGGCCTAAAACAAGCCTTCGGAAGACATGTCCATATTATCTTTGCTGAGCCGATTGAATCACCTTGCTTCATGCTTGGAATGGCTACGCAATTATACAGCCGTGTTTCCGTTCAGGATTTCGGACTCTCAAACCGTACGGCTGCAGACGGTCTAGCTGTTGGGAGACCTTCTGAGTTATCAAGCATGTATATGGCTGGGTGCCTGGATGCATGCTATACCATCTCAGATAATCGCCTTTATCGTTACCTTGCTGATCTCATTGATACTGAAGGAATTTATGCAGAGCCATCCGCTCAAGCAGGATTTTACGGCCCTATCCTCACATCGTTAAACAACCATGTTCCCGAAACAGCCACCCATATAGTCTGGTCCACCGGCGGAAATATGGTTCCACCCGATATCAGGGAGGATGATTATTCCAGAGGGAAACAGGAGCGAATGAATATCCAGAAAAATTAA